In Streptomyces sp. NBC_00448, the following are encoded in one genomic region:
- a CDS encoding FtsK/SpoIIIE domain-containing protein gives MTEIIDLDAYRPRPVPDLTKHTDPSDTPPPREVLEGVILPADSAAPAVPLWRRSARTVRVVATDPRTRTAARTAARHGAYVAGGAGILAKRAWDGRSAARYERMIRIAEVAGQHETAMEWEERGRQFRAARHQRRMDLLTAPQRLAKGALVGAATTAGGLIALGTVLAFAEHDVSQVIAPIAFTIDVVRTLVWVASIVWGPAVFLAPWAALLTLWNVGRRGQAAPNWALPAVQRSTDGMPITPSIVVTALRDLGIAALRGAIKAMEDNGAAMLGPIRIAGCGVEVDVTLPSGVSTEEVQGRRRKLAENLGRHEHEVFITIPQAARTVRLWIADSGALDEPIGPSPLTIDADMSAAYATGRAPWGQDLRGDAALISLFQRHLLITGLSNQGKTASLRALLLWLVLDPTVQVRIADLKGVGDWRMFDGLATVLIEGPTDDHVIDATEMLEEGVAEMERRLMAPAGTTWDPLILLVDEAQVAFMCPAVGPDKRPYGGVKATSRYFQAARKIHNQGRAVDVLLWQGTQDPTDQNLPKLVREGAHIRASLVLGTESQARMALGDKAIDGGAAPHKLRQGLDKGTVVVAGDGVKLAPGQSSITIRTHFIDGDAAAEIAQRAKARRTGVTTRSAVDTSQQVDALADIATVLADADRMRTQEVLQRLAELRPTEYRGWKFGDLREVLDPFGAAPHKSDGVMVVDRAKVRTALAARDADTAAGDGE, from the coding sequence ATGACCGAGATCATCGACCTGGACGCCTACCGCCCCCGACCCGTACCCGATCTGACCAAGCACACCGACCCCTCCGACACCCCGCCGCCGCGCGAGGTGCTGGAAGGTGTCATCCTCCCCGCCGACTCCGCCGCCCCGGCGGTGCCGTTGTGGCGGCGCTCCGCGCGTACGGTGCGGGTGGTCGCGACCGACCCGCGCACCCGTACCGCCGCCCGCACGGCGGCCCGGCACGGCGCCTACGTGGCCGGCGGCGCGGGCATCCTCGCCAAGCGCGCCTGGGACGGCCGTTCCGCCGCCCGCTACGAGCGGATGATCCGTATCGCCGAAGTCGCGGGGCAGCACGAGACCGCGATGGAGTGGGAGGAGCGGGGCCGGCAGTTCCGCGCCGCCCGCCACCAGCGGCGCATGGACCTGCTCACCGCCCCGCAGCGCCTCGCCAAGGGCGCGCTGGTCGGCGCCGCCACCACCGCCGGGGGCCTGATCGCCCTGGGCACGGTGCTGGCGTTCGCCGAGCACGACGTGTCACAGGTCATCGCCCCGATCGCGTTCACCATCGACGTGGTCCGCACGCTGGTGTGGGTCGCGTCGATCGTGTGGGGCCCGGCGGTCTTCCTCGCCCCGTGGGCAGCCCTGCTCACGCTGTGGAACGTCGGCCGGCGCGGGCAGGCCGCCCCCAACTGGGCGCTCCCGGCCGTGCAGCGCTCCACCGACGGGATGCCGATCACCCCGTCGATCGTGGTCACCGCCCTGCGTGACCTGGGCATCGCCGCACTGCGCGGCGCGATCAAGGCCATGGAGGACAACGGCGCCGCGATGCTCGGACCGATCCGGATCGCCGGATGCGGTGTCGAAGTCGACGTCACCCTTCCCTCCGGCGTCTCCACCGAAGAGGTGCAGGGGCGCCGCCGCAAGCTCGCCGAGAACCTGGGACGCCACGAGCACGAGGTGTTCATCACGATCCCTCAGGCCGCCCGGACCGTGCGCCTGTGGATCGCGGACTCCGGCGCGCTGGACGAGCCGATCGGCCCGTCCCCGCTCACGATCGACGCCGACATGTCCGCCGCCTACGCGACCGGTCGGGCCCCGTGGGGTCAGGACCTGCGCGGGGACGCCGCCCTGATCAGCCTGTTCCAACGCCACCTGCTCATCACCGGCCTGTCCAACCAGGGCAAGACCGCCTCGCTCCGGGCGCTGCTGCTGTGGCTGGTGCTCGACCCGACCGTGCAGGTGCGGATCGCCGACCTCAAGGGCGTCGGGGACTGGCGGATGTTCGACGGTCTGGCCACGGTGCTGATCGAGGGCCCGACCGACGACCACGTCATCGACGCAACCGAGATGCTGGAAGAGGGCGTCGCCGAGATGGAGCGGCGCCTGATGGCTCCGGCCGGCACCACGTGGGACCCGCTGATCCTGCTGGTGGATGAGGCGCAGGTGGCGTTCATGTGCCCGGCGGTCGGCCCGGACAAGCGCCCGTATGGCGGGGTCAAGGCCACCTCCCGGTATTTCCAGGCCGCGCGGAAGATCCACAACCAGGGCCGTGCGGTCGACGTGCTGCTGTGGCAGGGCACGCAGGACCCGACCGACCAGAACCTTCCCAAGCTCGTCCGGGAAGGCGCGCACATCCGCGCCTCGCTCGTGCTGGGCACGGAGTCGCAGGCCCGGATGGCGCTGGGAGACAAGGCCATCGACGGCGGCGCCGCCCCGCACAAGCTCCGCCAGGGCCTGGACAAGGGCACCGTCGTCGTGGCGGGCGACGGGGTGAAGCTCGCCCCCGGCCAGTCGTCCATCACCATCCGCACGCACTTCATCGACGGCGACGCCGCCGCCGAGATCGCGCAGCGGGCCAAGGCCCGCCGCACGGGCGTGACCACCCGCAGCGCGGTCGACACCAGCCAACAGGTGGACGCGCTCGCCGACATCGCCACCGTGCTCGCCGACGCCGACCGGATGCGCACGCAGGAGGTGTTGCAGCGCCTCGCCGAACTGCGCCCCACCGAGTACCGGGGGTGGAAGTTCGGGGACCTGCGCGAGGTGCTGGACCCGTTCGGCGCGGCCCCGCACAAGTCCGACGGCGTGATGGTCGTCGACCGCGCCAAGGTCCGCACCGCGCTCGCCGCCCGGGATGCCGACACCGCCGCTGGTGACGGGGAGTAA
- a CDS encoding DUF6257 family protein has protein sequence MIRTHPNDPPLTAGEAAKVAWLIGRMAKRGIAGEDVDQRDLRRKLDRVLDGARKRAEKAATAAEK, from the coding sequence GTGATCCGCACCCACCCCAACGACCCGCCCCTGACCGCCGGCGAAGCGGCCAAGGTCGCGTGGCTCATCGGCCGTATGGCCAAGCGCGGTATCGCTGGTGAGGACGTTGACCAGCGGGACTTGCGGCGCAAGTTGGACCGCGTCTTAGACGGCGCGCGCAAGCGTGCCGAGAAGGCCGCCACTGCGGCGGAGAAGTGA